A single genomic interval of Pseudomonadota bacterium harbors:
- a CDS encoding nuclear transport factor 2 family protein, producing the protein MKHHAPILGAFAATSLLIAGATTAAPPSNKDIVNAMFDAFNAHDVTALKSFYTEDARVFSPEQCGPTVGPEAIGANYTALFEQVPDVHDQVEILVAEGDRVAVVFTASSQISGAEFRLPIAAMLRFEDGKVAEDRVFYETDMPAQCEQR; encoded by the coding sequence ATGAAACATCACGCACCCATCCTCGGCGCCTTCGCGGCGACCAGCCTGTTGATCGCCGGCGCAACGACAGCAGCGCCTCCGTCGAACAAGGACATCGTCAACGCCATGTTCGACGCCTTCAACGCCCACGATGTCACTGCTCTCAAGAGCTTCTACACCGAGGATGCGCGCGTCTTCTCCCCGGAGCAGTGCGGCCCCACGGTGGGGCCGGAGGCGATCGGGGCGAACTACACCGCGCTCTTCGAGCAGGTGCCCGACGTGCACGACCAGGTGGAGATCCTGGTCGCGGAAGGCGATCGAGTGGCGGTTGTGTTCACGGCCTCATCGCAGATTTCCGGCGCCGAGTTCCGCCTGCCCATCGCGGCCATGCTGCGCTTCGAAGACGGCAAGGTGGCGGAGGATCGGGTGTTCTACGAAACCGACATGCCCGCGCAGTGCGAGCAACGCTGA